A portion of the Podospora pseudoanserina strain CBS 124.78 chromosome 2, whole genome shotgun sequence genome contains these proteins:
- a CDS encoding hypothetical protein (antiSMASH:Cluster_3; EggNog:ENOG503NZJ7; SMCOG1034:cytochrome P450; COG:Q), whose amino-acid sequence MVFKHTAVLITQVFVCGTFKILFHINTMILQLAALVFGAIYVVVLTYRSWARHWKVPGPFFASISNLPRLRWAWSGEAHHVHMQLHDRFGRLVRLGPNCISIDDPEEVLKIYGTGVNLKKSDFYKVMQPMSCGRVIQGLFNTQDDDLHRAMKRPIANIYSMSSLVEFEPHVDTTICFFLTKLDEILAKDGQTVDLGTWLQWFAFDVMGEITFSKRLGFLDEAKDVDGIMGSIQKVFKYASWVGQIPWLDNLLAKNPLARFLPEGSSPIVAFALARAHERSNISEVEKTTTYHNTKDFMSRFLEAKEKNPDILDWFVTAWATSNVLAGGDTTAIMMRAVIYFLIKHQDCLGKLMEELSQANSEGRLSDNVTWKESQSLPYLDACVKEAGRLHPVIGLPLERVVGKGGVELCGVHFEGGTVVGMNPWVVHRSKEVFGEDADKFRPERWLCERERRVKMERCLLTFGAGRRTCLGKNISYLEIYKLIPTLFWRYRMTLEGDWKVQNHWMVAQTGLNVRMTPRCGGKKEVSV is encoded by the exons ATGGTCTTCAAGCACACGGCAGTCCTGATAACGCAGGTTTTCGTTTGTGGTACATTCAAGATTTTGTTTCATATAAACACCATGATCCTTCAACTTGCTGCATTGGTCTTTGGGGCGATatatgtggtggtgttgacatATCGATCCTGGGCAAGACATTGGAAAGTTCCTGGACCCTTCTTCGCATCCATATCGAATCTCCCCAGGCTCAGATGGGCATGGTCTGGCGAAGCACATCATGTTCATATGCAGCTGCACGACCGATTTGGTAGACTTGTACGCCTCGGGCCGAACTGCATCAGTATTGACGACCCAGAAGAGGTCCTAAAAATTTATGGTACTGGGGTCAATCTCAAAAAG TCCGATTTCTACAAGGTTATGCAGCCCATGTCATGCGGCAGGGTGATCCAAGGGCTGTTCAACACCCAGGATGACGACCTCCACCGGGCGATGAAGAGACCGATTGCCAATATATACTCAATGTCGAGTCTAGTCGAGTTTGAGCCACATGTTGACACCACTATTTGTTTCTTTCTGACGAAGTTGGATGAAATTTTGGCCAAAGATGGGCAAACAGTGGATCTTGGGACATGGCTTCAGTGGTTTGCCTTTGACGTGATGGGCGAGATCACGTTCAGCAAACGTCTTGGTTTTCTTGATGAAGCAAAGGATGTCGACGGGATCATGGGCAGTATTCAGAAGGTCTTCAAGTACGCCTCATGG GTTGGCCAGATCCCTTGGCTTGACAACCTCTTGGCCAAGAACCCTCTCGCGCGCTTCCTTCCCGAAGGCAGCTCCCCCATTGTGGCGTTTGCTCTCGCCAGAGCGCATGAAAGATCAAACATCAGCGAAGTAGAGAAAACAACCACGTACCATAATACCAAGGACTTCATGTCTCGCTTTctggaggccaaggagaagaaccCGGATATCCTGGACTGGTTCGTCACTGCTTGGGCGACATCGAATGTCTTGGCTGGGGGCGATACGACTGCCATCATGATGAGAGCCGTCATTTACTTTCTGATCAAACATCAGGACTGTCTTGGTAAGCTGATGGAGGAACTTTCACAGGCGAATAGCGAGGGCCGACTATCGGATAATGTCACATGGAAGGAGTCTCAAAGTCTCCCGTACTTGGATGCGTGCGTTAAGGAGGCGGGCAGGTTACATCCTGTCATTGGGCTGCCGcttgagagggtggtgggtaAAGGTGGCGTGGAGCTTTGCGGCGTGCACTTTGAGGGGGGGACGGTTGTGGGAATGAATCCTTGGGTTGTTCACCGCAGCAAGGAGGTCTTTGGGGAAGATGCAGACAAGTTCAGGCcggagaggtggttgtgtgagagggagagaagggtcaagatggagaggtgTCTGTTGACGTTTGGAGCTGGACGGAGGACGTGCTTGGGGAAGAATATCTCATATTTGGAGATTTACAAGCTGATTCCAACTTTGTTTTGGCGGTATCGG ATGACGCTTGAGGGCGACTGGAAGGTGCAAAACCATTGGATGGTTGCTCAGACTGGGCTCAATGTCCGGATGACTCCAAGATGCGGTGGCAAGAAGGAGGTTTCGGTTTGA